Proteins from a genomic interval of Oceanispirochaeta crateris:
- a CDS encoding transaldolase family protein produces MEQNFLTWLAQNTKTVWWHDSANISEQEKAFSLGATGMTTNPFLVNQTLQMNVGDWKGVIAEDITSLSDDDKAISLIKSVTGYYAEKVAPLFDKGTFGAGYVCAQTNPNKTGNYAYMLEQAKCYASWYPNIVIKLPATNAGIRVFEECVALGLNVAATVSFSVPQVIAVAEARKRGKELALSNGIKPGLSIAVLMVGRLDDYLRDVANDQNSVVTEADIKLAGTACMKRAYSIFNERGYDTVLMPAGCRGAHHITSLAGAKMIMSISPKIQKALLDLKGPFEEKINEPVDPEALERLSTLREFRKAFEPDGMSSDEFITFGSSNRTIDQFINSGWNPLLSL; encoded by the coding sequence ATGGAACAAAATTTTCTTACTTGGTTAGCACAAAATACAAAAACTGTATGGTGGCATGATTCGGCCAATATTTCTGAACAAGAGAAAGCTTTCTCCTTAGGTGCTACAGGGATGACAACAAATCCTTTTTTAGTAAACCAAACTCTACAAATGAATGTAGGTGATTGGAAAGGTGTAATAGCTGAAGATATTACTTCTCTTTCTGACGATGATAAAGCAATCTCTCTCATAAAGTCAGTTACAGGGTATTACGCAGAAAAGGTTGCACCTTTATTTGATAAAGGAACGTTTGGTGCAGGATATGTATGTGCCCAAACTAACCCTAATAAAACAGGGAATTATGCATATATGCTGGAACAAGCAAAGTGCTACGCTTCATGGTATCCAAACATAGTTATTAAATTACCAGCAACTAATGCCGGCATACGTGTATTCGAAGAATGTGTTGCATTAGGACTAAATGTTGCAGCGACGGTTAGTTTTTCAGTTCCTCAAGTTATTGCAGTAGCTGAAGCTAGAAAAAGAGGAAAGGAACTAGCTTTGTCTAATGGTATTAAACCTGGTTTAAGTATTGCTGTTCTCATGGTAGGACGATTAGATGATTATCTGAGAGATGTTGCCAATGATCAGAATTCTGTTGTTACTGAAGCAGATATTAAGCTTGCAGGAACTGCGTGTATGAAAAGAGCATATTCTATTTTTAATGAACGAGGTTACGATACAGTTCTTATGCCTGCCGGCTGTCGTGGAGCTCATCACATTACAAGTTTAGCAGGGGCAAAGATGATAATGTCCATCTCTCCAAAAATTCAGAAGGCTCTTCTTGATCTTAAAGGACCTTTTGAGGAGAAGATCAATGAGCCGGTAGATCCAGAGGCCTTGGAGAGGCTTTCGACATTGAGAGAGTTTAGAAAGGCTTTTGAACCTGATGGTATGAGTTCAGATGAGTTTATTACTTTTGGAAGTTCAAATAGGACTATTGACCAGTTTATCAATAGTGGATGGAATCCTCTCCTCTCGTTATGA